Proteins co-encoded in one Flavobacterium sp. M31R6 genomic window:
- a CDS encoding sugar-binding protein: protein MNNGIKEYTVNLIEKEQLIISGKGDDNLWNNAMTLTDFCSPWDNEKPSKITFRALWDSEKLFFNFTVLDSSIHIEKQDDSFDSINNSDRVELFFRPDDSMNPYYCLEMDSEARLMDFIAYPNKNLDFSWNWPKEDIVVKSSIKEDSFTVEGSISMQSLNHFNLIKNNKIETGIFRAKYSPNKNGNFEPTWITWVDPNTEMPNFHIASSFGTLILKE, encoded by the coding sequence ATGAATAACGGAATAAAAGAATACACAGTTAATTTAATCGAAAAAGAACAGTTGATTATCTCCGGAAAAGGAGACGATAATTTATGGAATAATGCCATGACCCTAACCGATTTTTGCTCTCCGTGGGATAATGAAAAACCATCAAAAATTACATTTAGAGCACTTTGGGATTCAGAAAAATTATTTTTCAACTTCACGGTCCTAGATTCATCAATTCACATAGAAAAACAGGATGATAGTTTTGATAGTATAAATAATTCGGATAGAGTCGAGCTTTTTTTTAGACCTGACGATTCCATGAATCCTTATTACTGTTTGGAAATGGATTCCGAAGCACGATTAATGGATTTTATTGCTTATCCAAATAAGAATTTGGATTTTAGTTGGAATTGGCCTAAAGAAGATATAGTAGTAAAATCATCCATAAAAGAGGATTCTTTCACTGTTGAGGGTTCAATTTCTATGCAATCCTTAAACCATTTTAATTTAATTAAAAACAACAAAATCGAAACAGGTATTTTTAGGGCAAAATATTCCCCAAACAAAAACGGGAATTTTGAACCTACTTGGATAACATGGGTAGATCCAAACACGGAAATGCCAAATTTCCATATTGCTTCTTCTTTCGGAACCTTGATTTTAAAAGAATAA
- the kbl gene encoding glycine C-acetyltransferase, whose product MYGTTKNELISELENIKSNGLYKNERVITSKQGAEINTTAQNNVLNFCANNYLGLASNGEVIEAGINALEKYGFGLSSVRFICGTQDIHKELEQKTAAFLGMEDCILYASAFDANGGVFEPLLSSEDAVISDEFNHASIIDGIRLCKANRFRYKHNNMEDLEEQLKAASSARRKLIVTDGSFSMDGTIAQLDKICDLADEYGALVMIDECHSTGFIGAKGRGVHEYHNVMNRVDIITGTFGKALGGASGGFTAARKEIVELLRQVSRPYLFSNTIAPSIVGATLKVLKILTDSTHLRDKLEENTKYFRQEMTAAGFDIVPGAHPIVPIILYDAQLAQDFARKLLEEGIYVIGFFYPVVPKGKARIRVQLSAGHELDQIKKAIMAFVKVGKDLKVIEGNNVLLSYS is encoded by the coding sequence ATGTACGGGACAACAAAAAATGAATTGATAAGCGAGTTGGAAAACATAAAATCTAACGGGCTTTATAAAAATGAACGAGTAATTACTTCAAAACAAGGAGCAGAAATTAATACAACAGCTCAAAATAATGTATTAAATTTTTGTGCAAATAACTATTTAGGACTTGCATCGAATGGAGAAGTAATTGAGGCAGGAATTAATGCGCTTGAAAAATATGGCTTTGGACTTTCTTCGGTAAGATTTATATGTGGGACGCAGGATATTCACAAAGAATTAGAACAAAAAACAGCTGCGTTTTTAGGAATGGAAGACTGTATTTTATATGCTTCTGCATTTGATGCCAATGGAGGTGTTTTCGAGCCATTACTATCTTCTGAAGATGCAGTAATATCAGATGAGTTTAATCATGCCTCAATAATTGATGGAATTCGCCTTTGCAAAGCAAATCGATTTAGATACAAGCATAATAACATGGAGGATTTAGAAGAACAATTAAAAGCGGCTAGCTCTGCGAGGCGAAAATTAATCGTTACGGATGGTTCATTTTCTATGGATGGGACAATTGCCCAGTTGGATAAAATATGTGACTTGGCAGATGAATATGGCGCTTTGGTCATGATCGATGAGTGCCATTCGACGGGCTTTATTGGAGCCAAAGGGAGAGGTGTACATGAATATCACAATGTAATGAATCGTGTCGATATTATCACCGGAACTTTTGGAAAAGCATTGGGCGGTGCATCGGGTGGATTTACAGCTGCAAGAAAGGAAATCGTTGAATTGTTGCGACAAGTTTCCAGACCTTATTTATTTTCAAATACAATAGCTCCATCTATTGTTGGCGCTACTTTAAAAGTGCTTAAAATCTTAACTGATTCCACTCATTTAAGAGATAAATTGGAAGAAAATACAAAGTATTTTCGTCAGGAAATGACTGCTGCCGGATTTGATATTGTTCCCGGTGCGCATCCGATAGTGCCTATTATATTATATGATGCTCAACTAGCCCAAGATTTCGCAAGGAAACTGCTGGAAGAGGGGATTTATGTAATTGGTTTTTTCTATCCGGTTGTGCCAAAAGGAAAAGCCAGAATACGAGTTCAGCTTTCTGCGGGACATGAATTGGATCAAATAAAGAAGGCGATCATGGCTTTTGTTAAAGTTGGAAAAGATTTGAAAGTAATTGAGGGTAATAATGTTTTATTAAGTTATAGCTAA
- a CDS encoding NAD-dependent epimerase/dehydratase family protein: MTKILIVGASGQLGSVLTEKLQDKYGTDNVIASDLRMNHSFNGCFEVLDATDFDALKEIVLKFKITQIYHLAAILSANGEKAPLSTWDINMKSLFNVLEVSRLTNMDKVFFPSSIAVYGNDAPKNQTPQDYVLAPSTVYGISKVAGENWAKYYYEKYGLDIRSIRYPGVIGHQSLPGGGTTDYAIDIFHKAVKNEVFECFLEPTSVLPMIYMDDTIRATIELMEAPKENITVRTSYNLSGMSFSPEELAKSIQKIYPEFEIVYKPDFRQKIAESWPSSIDDSTARADWNWKPQFDIDAMTSIMIEELKLKYTTELNIS; the protein is encoded by the coding sequence ATGACAAAAATATTAATAGTTGGAGCTAGTGGACAATTAGGTTCCGTTTTGACCGAAAAACTACAGGATAAGTATGGGACTGACAATGTAATTGCTTCCGATTTACGTATGAACCATTCGTTTAATGGTTGTTTTGAAGTTCTTGATGCTACAGATTTTGATGCCTTAAAAGAAATAGTTTTAAAATTTAAAATTACCCAAATTTATCATCTTGCAGCAATTTTATCTGCAAATGGGGAAAAAGCGCCACTAAGTACTTGGGATATAAATATGAAATCTCTATTTAATGTTTTGGAGGTTTCAAGATTGACTAATATGGACAAAGTATTTTTCCCAAGCTCTATTGCTGTTTATGGAAATGATGCTCCAAAAAATCAAACACCACAAGATTATGTTTTGGCACCTTCAACGGTATATGGTATTAGTAAAGTAGCTGGAGAAAATTGGGCCAAATATTATTATGAAAAGTATGGTCTTGACATTCGTTCCATAAGATATCCAGGTGTAATTGGACATCAGTCATTGCCGGGTGGTGGTACAACAGATTATGCAATTGATATTTTTCATAAAGCAGTCAAGAATGAGGTTTTCGAATGTTTCTTGGAACCTACATCTGTATTGCCAATGATTTATATGGATGATACCATCAGGGCTACCATCGAGTTAATGGAAGCGCCCAAAGAAAACATTACCGTTAGAACGTCTTATAACTTGTCGGGGATGAGTTTTTCTCCTGAGGAGTTAGCCAAATCCATTCAAAAGATTTATCCGGAATTTGAAATAGTGTACAAGCCAGATTTTAGACAAAAGATCGCGGAAAGTTGGCCATCTAGTATTGATGATTCTACAGCTAGAGCTGATTGGAATTGGAAACCGCAATTTGATATTGATGCAATGACTAGCATTATGATTGAAGAATTGAAGCTAAAATATACTACCGAACTTAATATTAGTTAG
- a CDS encoding substrate-binding domain-containing protein: MDKKYTIKDIAQLAGVSKGTVDRVLHKRGKVSDDALKKINEVLNVINYEPNLIARNLKNNKVYRICILLPDPKIDPYWLPCIKGIEDAVQEFRAYNFAIETFFFNPEGKKSFLKINEAVLEKSPDAVLLPPLFHKETLEVIKKYEELNIIVNTFNNQVQSDSIKSFVGQDLFHSGRVAAKLLDLLLKKGQIAVIHIDESIKNAIHMQEKERGFRNYFSEKENQDYNITTLKLKNPNVEINFTNFLNENPDLSGIFISTSKAYQIAKVISETKHKKIAIIGYDLIENNVNYLNQGVIDFLIHQNQKRQTYLGVTSIIEFFLFDKEIPNTILLPIDIVNSENASFYIE, translated from the coding sequence ATGGATAAGAAATATACAATAAAAGATATTGCTCAATTAGCTGGAGTTTCGAAAGGAACTGTAGATAGAGTTCTGCATAAAAGAGGGAAGGTTTCTGATGATGCTTTAAAAAAAATCAACGAAGTTTTAAATGTTATAAACTACGAGCCGAATCTTATTGCCAGGAATTTAAAGAACAATAAAGTGTACCGCATTTGTATATTGCTTCCAGATCCTAAAATTGACCCCTATTGGCTGCCTTGCATAAAAGGAATTGAAGATGCTGTGCAAGAATTTAGAGCCTACAATTTTGCAATTGAAACTTTTTTCTTTAATCCGGAAGGGAAAAAATCTTTTTTGAAAATTAATGAAGCCGTTTTGGAAAAATCTCCAGATGCCGTTTTGTTACCACCTTTATTCCATAAAGAAACATTGGAAGTTATCAAGAAATATGAGGAGTTGAATATTATTGTAAATACCTTTAACAACCAAGTTCAATCTGATTCAATAAAGAGTTTTGTTGGACAGGATTTATTTCATAGTGGAAGAGTGGCTGCAAAATTATTGGATTTACTTTTGAAAAAAGGACAGATTGCCGTAATCCATATTGACGAATCCATTAAGAACGCCATTCACATGCAGGAGAAGGAGAGGGGTTTCCGAAATTATTTTAGTGAAAAAGAAAATCAGGATTATAATATCACAACCTTAAAATTAAAAAATCCGAATGTTGAAATCAATTTCACTAACTTCCTAAATGAAAATCCAGATTTGTCAGGAATTTTTATTTCTACTTCAAAAGCCTATCAAATTGCTAAAGTAATTAGTGAAACAAAGCATAAAAAAATTGCTATCATCGGATATGATTTGATTGAGAATAATGTGAATTATTTGAATCAAGGAGTGATCGATTTTTTAATACATCAAAATCAAAAAAGGCAAACTTATCTTGGCGTTACCTCTATAATAGAATTTTTCCTTTTTGACAAAGAGATTCCAAACACAATCCTTTTACCTATTGATATAGTGAATTCTGAGAACGCTTCATTTTATATAGAATAA
- a CDS encoding mevalonate kinase encodes MKKITSLAPGRTCLFGDHQDYLGLPVIACAIDRDIKLTAVQNTTDVFKLNMIDINEIKIININETFPELKPRDYFASSLRVLRRHGCIPNVGYDITITGDIPINSGTSSSSALLIAWINFLITAFGVDEEVTPEFIAQMGYVSEVLEHGEPGGMMDHYSISMGNIVHINTNEPFRCSIIGTDLKGLIIGVSGVPKETIGLIGELKNNALLAIDIVKQNHKDFDLNTAENEDLKKYCNFLPDRLIPYFEAAIKNHQYTKLALKEFQKPTLDLKKIGELMNGHHAVLRDLLKITVPKIDAMINAALNSGAYGAKIVGSGGGGCIVAIADPKNQAKVVQSILDAGAKEAYAVGVDPGARIL; translated from the coding sequence GTGAAGAAAATTACATCCTTAGCCCCAGGTCGAACTTGTCTCTTTGGAGACCATCAAGATTATCTTGGATTACCTGTTATAGCGTGCGCAATTGACAGGGATATAAAATTAACCGCAGTACAAAATACCACCGACGTATTTAAATTAAATATGATTGATATTAATGAAATAAAAATCATTAACATCAATGAGACTTTTCCAGAATTAAAACCACGTGATTATTTTGCATCTTCATTAAGGGTACTGAGAAGACATGGTTGCATTCCAAATGTTGGATATGATATCACTATAACCGGAGATATTCCAATCAATTCTGGTACATCAAGTTCATCGGCCCTATTAATCGCATGGATCAACTTTTTGATAACCGCATTTGGTGTAGATGAGGAAGTAACACCTGAATTTATTGCACAAATGGGTTATGTTTCTGAGGTATTAGAACATGGAGAACCAGGCGGAATGATGGATCATTATAGCATTAGTATGGGCAATATTGTACACATCAATACAAACGAACCGTTTCGCTGTTCTATTATTGGTACTGATTTAAAAGGCTTAATTATAGGTGTATCGGGTGTTCCAAAGGAAACCATCGGACTAATTGGTGAATTAAAAAACAATGCATTATTGGCGATAGATATTGTAAAACAGAATCATAAAGATTTCGATTTAAATACTGCCGAAAATGAAGATTTAAAAAAATATTGCAACTTTTTACCAGATCGATTGATTCCATATTTCGAAGCGGCAATTAAAAATCATCAATATACTAAACTTGCTTTGAAAGAATTTCAGAAGCCGACACTTGATTTAAAAAAGATTGGTGAATTAATGAATGGACATCATGCCGTTTTGAGAGATTTACTAAAAATTACAGTGCCAAAAATTGATGCTATGATAAATGCCGCATTAAACTCAGGTGCCTATGGAGCAAAAATTGTTGGGTCAGGCGGAGGTGGCTGTATAGTAGCAATTGCTGATCCTAAAAATCAAGCGAAAGTTGTCCAATCTATTTTGGATGCTGGCGCAAAAGAGGCCTATGCCGTGGGTGTAGATCCAGGAGCGAGAATTTTATAA
- a CDS encoding sugar phosphate nucleotidyltransferase: MHNSLIILAGGASSRMKKQASLGNLSNEEIQQANERSKGLIGVGPNGRPLLDYLLLNAKKAGYKNIYIIIGEQGKLFKEFYGSKNENNDFHGLNISFAVQYIPEGRIKPFGTADALFQAVEQYPELNTQLYSVCNSDNLYSTRALLALRETNSPNALISYDRDAMEFPSERISRFAIAKLGTDNQLLDILEKPSADSIEDYKDSEGKLRVSMNAFKFNGTLLYPYLKNCPAHPERDEKELPTALLNAIKDHPNMTIGIPFSEHVPDLTAKEDILEVKEYLKKYYPEINWHEN, encoded by the coding sequence ATGCATAACAGTTTAATTATTTTGGCAGGAGGAGCTTCTTCAAGAATGAAAAAGCAAGCTTCATTGGGAAATTTAAGCAATGAAGAAATCCAACAAGCCAATGAGAGAAGCAAAGGACTTATTGGTGTAGGTCCAAATGGAAGACCTTTATTAGATTACCTTTTGCTAAATGCTAAAAAAGCCGGATACAAAAACATATATATTATCATTGGTGAACAGGGAAAACTATTCAAAGAATTTTACGGAAGTAAAAATGAGAACAATGATTTTCATGGATTAAACATCTCATTTGCTGTTCAATATATTCCTGAAGGCAGAATTAAACCATTTGGCACAGCAGATGCTTTATTTCAGGCGGTAGAACAGTATCCTGAACTGAACACTCAATTATATTCGGTGTGTAATAGTGATAATTTATATTCAACCAGAGCCCTTTTGGCACTTAGAGAAACGAATAGCCCAAATGCTCTCATAAGTTATGATCGGGACGCTATGGAATTTCCTTCAGAGCGAATTTCGCGTTTTGCCATTGCTAAATTAGGTACAGATAATCAACTCTTGGATATACTCGAAAAACCATCGGCTGATAGTATAGAGGATTATAAGGATTCTGAAGGTAAATTGAGAGTAAGTATGAACGCCTTCAAATTTAACGGAACGCTTTTATATCCGTATCTAAAAAACTGTCCTGCTCATCCAGAAAGAGACGAAAAAGAACTTCCAACCGCTCTTTTAAACGCCATAAAAGATCATCCTAATATGACTATTGGAATTCCTTTTTCTGAACACGTGCCTGACTTAACAGCAAAAGAAGACATACTCGAGGTAAAAGAATATTTGAAAAAATATTACCCTGAAATAAACTGGCACGAAAACTAG
- a CDS encoding NAD-dependent epimerase/dehydratase family protein, whose translation MNKYVITGGAGFIGSHIAEYLSGKGHEVIILDSLRTGFEKNLNGLNVKFIKGDIRDKDLVDELVKGASGIFHLAALVSVPESLLNIKECIEINTLGTINILEAAKKNDSCKVVLSSSAANYGDNPILPKIETMTPEPMTPYAITKLDGEFYLKMYQDQWNVPTASLRYFNVFGPRQNPQSAYAAAVPIFINKALQNQPITIYGDGSQTRDFIYVKDVVKANILASKMGAETYNVALGYSTSILELAQKIIEITNSKSQIQFLEERPGDIKHSIANPSKFNQLGFKPDYTIDRALQETIRFYENELMQIK comes from the coding sequence ATGAATAAATATGTAATCACTGGAGGAGCTGGTTTTATAGGAAGTCACATTGCCGAATATTTATCAGGAAAAGGGCATGAAGTAATCATATTGGATAGTTTAAGAACAGGATTTGAAAAGAATCTTAATGGCTTAAATGTTAAATTCATAAAAGGAGACATTCGGGATAAAGATCTTGTAGATGAACTAGTGAAAGGAGCCAGCGGAATATTTCATTTAGCGGCTTTGGTTAGTGTACCTGAATCCCTTTTAAACATCAAGGAATGTATTGAAATAAATACATTAGGAACAATAAATATTTTGGAGGCTGCAAAGAAGAACGACAGCTGTAAAGTGGTGCTGTCGTCTTCTGCGGCAAATTATGGTGACAATCCTATTTTACCCAAAATTGAAACAATGACACCCGAACCAATGACACCTTATGCAATAACAAAACTGGATGGAGAGTTTTATTTGAAAATGTATCAGGATCAATGGAATGTCCCAACTGCCTCATTACGATATTTCAACGTTTTTGGACCACGTCAAAATCCACAATCAGCTTATGCAGCCGCTGTGCCTATTTTTATAAATAAAGCACTTCAAAATCAGCCTATAACTATTTATGGAGATGGTTCACAAACAAGAGATTTTATTTATGTGAAAGATGTTGTGAAAGCAAATATTTTGGCTTCAAAAATGGGTGCAGAAACCTATAATGTTGCTTTGGGATATAGCACTTCTATTTTGGAGTTAGCCCAAAAAATAATTGAAATTACCAACTCAAAATCTCAAATTCAATTTTTAGAGGAAAGACCTGGTGATATTAAACATTCAATTGCAAATCCATCCAAATTTAATCAATTAGGTTTCAAACCAGATTATACAATTGATAGGGCTTTGCAAGAAACTATTCGCTTTTATGAGAATGAATTAATGCAAATAAAATAG
- a CDS encoding sugar MFS transporter — MNNSLVNKQSSTLVPMAILTFMFFIFGFVTWLNGPLIPFFKLACELSESQAYFVTFAFYIAYFVMAIPSSWIIEKVGYKNGLSLGLIIIAVGAFMFYPAAETRTFGLFLGALFVMGTGLAVLQTASNPYVVVIGPRESAAARISILGTANKLAGFIAPLVLTTMVLSNMADYTADKIAALNATAKAAALDSLALQLQAPYIYMGLIILVLAVLVKFSPLPEISLDEDGNVEHLSIFQQIKNVLQRPQLVLGVITLMLYIAAEVLAGDSIGSFGKHLGVYGDNGDFYLKLTSFTMTAMVIGYILGITLIPKYVSQVTALKISGLLGIVLVLLTVLISPKIMIALPGIPALPLVILLVALMGLSNALCWPAIWPMALQDLGGYTKIGGALLIMAIIGGAIFPLMYGAFADSINIANETQAITKTAKSGNQIAYLILLPSYLMILFFAIKGHKYRSWSRA; from the coding sequence ATGAATAATTCCCTTGTAAATAAGCAAAGCAGTACATTGGTACCAATGGCTATTTTAACCTTTATGTTTTTCATTTTTGGATTCGTAACTTGGTTAAACGGCCCTTTAATTCCGTTTTTTAAGTTAGCTTGTGAACTATCCGAATCACAGGCTTATTTCGTGACTTTCGCCTTTTACATTGCCTATTTTGTTATGGCGATTCCTTCATCTTGGATCATTGAAAAAGTGGGATACAAAAATGGCTTATCATTGGGGCTGATAATTATCGCAGTTGGAGCATTTATGTTCTATCCAGCAGCAGAAACAAGAACATTTGGTTTATTCTTAGGAGCATTATTTGTGATGGGAACAGGTTTGGCTGTTTTGCAAACGGCCTCCAACCCATATGTTGTGGTAATTGGTCCTCGTGAAAGTGCTGCTGCGCGCATAAGCATTTTAGGTACCGCCAATAAACTGGCAGGATTTATAGCTCCACTTGTATTGACAACCATGGTATTGTCAAACATGGCCGATTATACAGCCGATAAAATTGCAGCTTTAAACGCTACTGCCAAAGCTGCTGCTTTAGATTCTCTTGCACTACAACTACAAGCGCCTTATATTTATATGGGATTAATCATACTCGTTTTGGCGGTATTGGTCAAATTCTCACCACTTCCTGAAATAAGCCTTGATGAAGATGGAAATGTAGAACATCTAAGCATTTTTCAACAAATTAAAAATGTATTACAGCGTCCTCAATTAGTTTTGGGTGTGATAACTTTGATGTTATATATAGCCGCAGAAGTTTTAGCAGGGGATTCAATAGGCAGTTTTGGAAAACATTTAGGGGTATATGGTGATAATGGAGATTTTTATCTGAAGCTAACTTCTTTCACGATGACCGCAATGGTTATAGGATACATTCTTGGAATAACTTTAATTCCAAAATATGTTTCTCAAGTGACTGCTTTAAAAATTTCTGGTTTACTTGGGATTGTCCTAGTATTACTTACTGTCCTCATTTCTCCCAAAATAATGATTGCTTTACCTGGAATTCCAGCATTACCGCTAGTTATTCTTTTGGTGGCGCTCATGGGGCTTTCAAATGCATTATGCTGGCCTGCAATTTGGCCTATGGCACTTCAAGACTTGGGTGGTTATACTAAAATTGGCGGTGCTTTACTTATTATGGCGATCATTGGAGGTGCTATTTTTCCGCTAATGTATGGAGCTTTCGCCGATTCAATTAACATTGCAAACGAAACTCAAGCCATCACGAAAACGGCAAAAAGCGGAAATCAAATTGCGTACTTAATATTATTGCCCTCTTATCTTATGATTCTGTTTTTTGCAATAAAAGGGCACAAATACAGAAGCTGGTCCAGAGCCTAA